The segment ATAGATAGTTCTGTGATTGCTAAAAGTTTTATCTAGCAAGGCTTCTAACCTTTTTGGTTTAGCAATTCTTCATGCTAATTGGTATAAGAGTATAAGATTCCCACGCTATTTTCATACTCCCAAAGTGACAAAGGAGGGTTATCTTACCATTGACCAGTTTTTGTGACACAACCCAAATTAGTTACAGATTCCTGCAAATCAGTTTGCATAAGATAGCAAACAGGTTATCAGGAATTCCGATACAACCTTGCAAAAAATCAGAATGTGTTTGATGACAGATCTGCGTATTGTATGAGACATAGAAGTTCAAGTCCAGAGAACGAAATTTGCTCTAGAACAATGAGCTTCTTAATGATGTTACTTATAATCAGGAGAAAGACAATGCAATCGATTGAAAATAACGCCCTGTTCTCTGATCTCTCAGCTGATGAGCAAGCCGAACTTAATGGTGGGTATCGCTGTGTTTGGGCTTGGATTTTACAGAGAGTCCGTGTTGGCTACTTCTTTGTAATACGATATGTCCGTGTGGTTCGCTGCTACTAAACAACTTACTGACGATCGTAGATCGAAATGTTCTTTCAAGGTGCTGATTCTAGCTTAATCAGCGATTGGTAATTCCTTGGTAAACTCAGCAACATATTAGAGGCATTTCTCTTGTGGAAGTGCCTTTTTCATTTCTAGAGCAATGCACTTGCAGGTTTCAGTAAGCCACCTGACGAAGTTCAGTAAAACGCAATTCTCATTCTTCTGAGTAAATTAGCAGGTTCCCAGAATGCAAGTTTATCAAGCTTTCCGTAAGGTATGAGAAACCAACAAAAGATGTTGCTTGAGGAGAACACTGTGAGATATCCATTCATTGAACAGCACAGCGAAGAGGATTGCGGCGCAGCCTGCCTTGCCTCGATTGCTAAGCACTATGGTTTAAAGATGACTGTCCGCCAAATTCGTGATTTAGTTGGCACAGGACAGCGAGGTACCAACCTCTGGGGACTTCAGCAAGGAGCAACACAATTAGGATTTACGACTCGTCCAGTGAGAGTCTCTGCGGATGTGCTCAATCGGCTGCACGAAATCCCGCTTCCTGCAATTATTCATTGGCATGGTAGCCACTGGGTTGTTCTCTACGGCAGGCGGCAGCAGCGGTTTGTAGTTGTTGATCCGGCGATCGGGGTACGTCATCTCTCTGCTAGGGAATTGACTGAGGGATGGGTAGATTGGGTTATGCTTCTACTTGAACCGGACGTGACTGGGTTAAAAGCACAACCTGAACAAAAAGAAACAGGATTGCGTCGGTTTTTACAGCGAGTCTGGGTACATCGCACCATCATAGCTCATGCCCTGGTGATTAATATTGTTGTTGGTTTGTTGTCTCTGGCATCTCCAATTTTGCTACAGATTCTTACTGATGATGTACTGATTCGAGAAGACTTCTATTTGCTCAACACGATTGCAATTGTTGTCATCATTATGACCTTGGTGAGCAACAGCTTGGAACTCGTGCAGTCTAATTTAGTGACTCATTTTGCTCAGCGCTTAGAACTAGGAATGGTTTTCGAGTTTTGTCAGACGATTCTGCAGTTGCCATTGAGTTACTATGAATCGCGACGCAGTGGTGAAGTAATTAGCCGATTACAGGATATCCAACAGCTAAACTATCTCATTTCTCAAGTTGTTGTCAGCCTACCTAGTCAATTCTTTGTTGCACTGATTTCCTTTGGATTGATGCTATTTTATAGCTGGAAACTCAGTTTATTCTCGATCGCTTTTGCGATTTTAATGACGGGCTCTACAGTGATATTTCAGCCAGTTCTCCAGCGTAAAATTCAGCAGACGCTCATCACTGATGCAGAGAATCAGGGCATTTTGGTTGAAACCTTTAAGGGCGCACTCACATTGAAAACCCTGGACGCTGTGCCTCAATTTTGGCATGAGTTTCAGAGCCGTTTTAGCCGATTAGCAGGCTACAATCTTCGCACCAATCAAATCAGTGTTTTAAATAACTCTTTTTCTGGTTTAGTATCTGGAGTTGGCAGTATTGGATTACTCTGGTTCGGCGGGCATTTAGTAATGAATTCGACTGAAAATTTGAGTATTGGGCAGCTGCTTGCGTTTAAGGCAATGCAAGATAATTTTGTCAATCTTATTGCCACTGTGATTAACTTTATTGATGAGTTTACTAGAGCAAAAGCAGCAGCGCAGAGGCTTTCAGAAGTTACAGAAATGGCTTCAGAAGATACAGAAAATCGTAATAAACTAGATGCAAACATTCCAGCAGATGCGACGATTGAATGTCGTGATTTGCACTTCGATTATGCCGATCGCACCAATCTCTTCAAACACTTCTCAGTACAAATTCCTGGTGGTCAGTTCACTGCACTCATTGGTCAATCTGGCTGTGGCAAAAGTACTTTAGTTAAACTCATTGCCGGACTCTATCCCCTTCAGGCAGGCACTATTCATATTGGCGATTACAATCAGCAGGATCTCTCGTTAAATAGCTTACGACAGCAGATTGTTTTAGTGCCGCAAGAACCACATTTCTGGAGCCGATCGATTATTGATAACTTCCAAATTGCTGCGCCAGAAGCTACATTTGATCAAATTGTCGAGGCTTGCCGAATCAGCGGAGCTGATGCCTTTATCAGCCGTTTACCTAACAGCTACCAAACAATTTTGGGAGAATTTGCCACCAACCTTTCAGGTGGACAACGGCAACGATTAGCCATTGCACGAGCTTTAATTCACAATCCCTCTATTTTAATTCTAGATGAATCGACTTCTGGTCTTGATCCTTCTAGCGAAGCTGAATTAATCGATCGATTGCTAGATTATCGTCGAGGAAAGACAACGATTTTAATTAGCCATCGTCCTTCAGTGATTCAGCGTGCCGATTGGATTATTTTGCTGGAGCAGGGACAGGTGAAATCTCAAGGTAGTCGAGCAGATATCCTAGCGCAAGCTGGAAATCATTTAGAAAGGCTCTATACGGATTCACCTTACGCTTACGCCTCCTAATTCGATATCAATCTTGCTCTTTTCAGCTCAATTAAACCCTATGGTTAACAGCATTCGTCCCGTTCAAATTCAATCTTTTGAAAGCCACGATTTTTTGCCGCCCATTAGCCGCTGGACGTCTTTAGGAGGGATAATTCTAATTTGTACAATTGGCACAGCAATTTCGTTATCTGCAATTACACGATATAACGTTGTCGTAAAAGCGAATGCAACCATTCGTCCTACCGGTGAACTGCGAGTCGTTCAATCTGAACTAGAGGGCACAATTAAGCAAATTGCTGTAAAAGATAACCAGCAAATCAAGCGAGGGGAAGCTATTGCTTATCTAGATGATACAAAACTACACATTCAAGCAAGTCAGTTGCAGAGTAGCATTCAGCAACAGCAAACTCAAATGGAGCAAGTTGCCGCTCAGATTCGATTTCTCGAAACTCAAATTATGGCTGAATCACATTCAACCGAACGAGCAATCGCAAGCGCTCAGGCAGAAACAGTCCGCAATCAATGGGATTTGCAAGAGCGACAAACTACTGCTGAGGCAGGTTTCCAAGAGGCTCAGGTTTCGTTAGAACAGGCAAGCGATGAGTGGAATCGCTATCGTCAGCTTGCAGAAGTTGGTGCGATTTCGCAGCTACAGTCTAAGGAAAAAGAATCAGCTGTTCGCGCAGCAGCAGCGAGGTTGGAACGAGCAAAAGCATCACTGAATCCTACGAATGCACCCGTGATCGTAGCTCAACAAAGTATTGCTCAGGAGCAAGCAAAAGGGGCAGCAACACTGGCAAATTTAAGAAAGGAGCGGGAAGCTTTAGTGCAACGGGAGTCAGAAATTCGATTGCAATTGATTCGCGAGCAAAAAGAATTGGAGCAAGCGAAGCGTGATTTGCATCGTAGCGTGATTCGGGCAACCAGTAATGGAACGATTTTTCAGTTGAATGTTCTGAACCCACATCAAGTTGTTCGTTCGGGTGAAAGTATTGCTCAAATTGTGCCAGCCCAGACCCCACTGGTTGTTAAAGCCAATATCGCGAACCAAGACATCGAGCGGGTCAAAGTTGGGCAAACAGCGCAAGTGCGAATTGATGCTTGCCCTTACTCGGACTACGGCATTCTAGAGGGAACGGTTCAAGCGATCGCGCCAGACGCAGGGACTCAAACCAATAACTCAAATGCATCTGGGACGACTCAACCGGCTGGGAGTGCCAATACCTTTACCGTCACGATCACCACGGAAGACTCAGTGTTAACGAAGGGACAGCGGCAATGTCAGATCCAGGCAGGAATGCAAGCAACTGCTCATATTGTCTCGCAGCAGGAAACATTCTTACAGTTTGTTCTAAGAAAAGCACGGCTCTGGACAGATTTGTAATTACTGTTTTCTGCAACGTCAGGTATCTATTTCAGTAACCTAAGGTGCTGATGCAGATCAATCAATTGGCGAGAACTGTGAATTTGTTTTCTAGCACAGCTCTCTATTGTTAAATCAACACAATTTTTTGTTTATCTACAGAAGGAGAAACAAGGATGTTCATGTCAAATGCAGCTTATGCCCCCGTTCCTTTCCGCTCCAAAGGTCTCAAGGCAGGAGAAACTCATTTCTATTCTTTTGAAGTCACTGAGACACAAAAACAAGGAATGGGCTATAAACCCTTACTGCTGCAATATCTTTGTCACCTCACCGA is part of the Trichocoleus sp. genome and harbors:
- a CDS encoding peptidase domain-containing ABC transporter, with the protein product MRYPFIEQHSEEDCGAACLASIAKHYGLKMTVRQIRDLVGTGQRGTNLWGLQQGATQLGFTTRPVRVSADVLNRLHEIPLPAIIHWHGSHWVVLYGRRQQRFVVVDPAIGVRHLSARELTEGWVDWVMLLLEPDVTGLKAQPEQKETGLRRFLQRVWVHRTIIAHALVINIVVGLLSLASPILLQILTDDVLIREDFYLLNTIAIVVIIMTLVSNSLELVQSNLVTHFAQRLELGMVFEFCQTILQLPLSYYESRRSGEVISRLQDIQQLNYLISQVVVSLPSQFFVALISFGLMLFYSWKLSLFSIAFAILMTGSTVIFQPVLQRKIQQTLITDAENQGILVETFKGALTLKTLDAVPQFWHEFQSRFSRLAGYNLRTNQISVLNNSFSGLVSGVGSIGLLWFGGHLVMNSTENLSIGQLLAFKAMQDNFVNLIATVINFIDEFTRAKAAAQRLSEVTEMASEDTENRNKLDANIPADATIECRDLHFDYADRTNLFKHFSVQIPGGQFTALIGQSGCGKSTLVKLIAGLYPLQAGTIHIGDYNQQDLSLNSLRQQIVLVPQEPHFWSRSIIDNFQIAAPEATFDQIVEACRISGADAFISRLPNSYQTILGEFATNLSGGQRQRLAIARALIHNPSILILDESTSGLDPSSEAELIDRLLDYRRGKTTILISHRPSVIQRADWIILLEQGQVKSQGSRADILAQAGNHLERLYTDSPYAYAS
- a CDS encoding HlyD family efflux transporter periplasmic adaptor subunit; the encoded protein is MVNSIRPVQIQSFESHDFLPPISRWTSLGGIILICTIGTAISLSAITRYNVVVKANATIRPTGELRVVQSELEGTIKQIAVKDNQQIKRGEAIAYLDDTKLHIQASQLQSSIQQQQTQMEQVAAQIRFLETQIMAESHSTERAIASAQAETVRNQWDLQERQTTAEAGFQEAQVSLEQASDEWNRYRQLAEVGAISQLQSKEKESAVRAAAARLERAKASLNPTNAPVIVAQQSIAQEQAKGAATLANLRKEREALVQRESEIRLQLIREQKELEQAKRDLHRSVIRATSNGTIFQLNVLNPHQVVRSGESIAQIVPAQTPLVVKANIANQDIERVKVGQTAQVRIDACPYSDYGILEGTVQAIAPDAGTQTNNSNASGTTQPAGSANTFTVTITTEDSVLTKGQRQCQIQAGMQATAHIVSQQETFLQFVLRKARLWTDL